The following proteins are co-located in the Megalobrama amblycephala isolate DHTTF-2021 linkage group LG12, ASM1881202v1, whole genome shotgun sequence genome:
- the dnmt3ba gene encoding DNA (cytosine-5-)-methyltransferase 3 beta, duplicate a isoform X1: MATNVSLDPNNPDDKCSRIEVLAWINETLHTNFTHVEQCRSGACFCQLIDLLFPGSIDMTKVKFESQKRSDFMQNYSLLQTSFRKLGITESIPVKELLTGKFRPNFTFVKWFKKFFHANEKQGREYNPVEARNGQDIVQVDDAVKSPKSWKSPYESGRVRDESDKDMDFNGRRRSVTCDPKWQRTFKWFKPSHLGDNYAYCTLCDHNIVLHAGFYDLKRHQQTQKHMKHERGGLNSSRKVSIEDSISCSDTMLLFIQNHCLSSLPSRITKVSQRTAKYILGLEYPKDIVSACKLNPFCIYIYGQVPLEAESDEKTSCHVALVGFFEEKQARYCIRLLDVFQAEDSSSGCLLNVLQKFELPASNMVAFYVNDEEQTSGSVVSQIRELNPQVIDLGGLYSIPDSACNAGLKAYSSQVHELIANIYEHFSTCSTSNDNLKALFAGIDGLKDTSAPLSHSCEEFCLLVQRMLGMWSDLVSYFTSCDENNDKAKHICSQLENPKIRVTLMFLDHALGPLRAFGQHLQQSKGSVRADLVQILREASGLLRSYASSFLRPQAVIRYLKERDSTILENSTLCLPASELSLGGVVEDFISAREEELSDSLNAFHDESLKFYQTLTTSIADSLPLSDSVLRGISQLLSPAGRLKVTGKNIVDLALQFGICSKPEDSAKLTDEFLEYQLVEDEDDASSTLSLERYWCSVLKPFPPESIFKRLVLCFLVLPCPSLEAEKIFAQAVENGDAIHLEDSSSESDNDIAKELDSNDDSSVEQTDVKISPIRNGRKKKVRSSTSETVQHSNAVKPCVVRLEKITSQREMDLKKDGASDDANTLQEGSVRGIYGWESSLRQKPQARTVFQAGAGTWSKPVNPDKDSKPEVVKNSARSSASNSTPSPRSGKREQAYQDGKGYSIGELVWGKVKGFSWWPGLVVAWKGRTLPVSMRRVEWFGDGMFSEIHTEGLLPFSAFAKCFCSKSYEGLPTYKNAIYQILELAGERCGKTFPPTEKKGEEVKVMLDWAFGGFQPMGPDGFLPPGDSSTSNKTESDSSVSDYQPPAKRKYINKRQSTQEYTREQMVHEVSVKGRNIEDFCLSCGTGNVEIFHPLFKGSLCFKCKENFTETLYRYDDDGYQSYCTVCCAGQEVILCGNASCCRCFCKDCLNVLVGPGTFDKLKEVDPWSCYICLPSKCYGVLKLRPDWSVRVQEYFANNSAFEFEPHRVYPSIPAPQRRPIRVLSLFDGIATGYLVLKDLGFKVERYIASEICEDSIAVGMIKHEGKIEYVKDVRTITRKHLAEWGPFDLLIGGSPCNDLSMVNPARKGLFEGTGRLFFEYYRMLTMMRPREDDDRPFFWLFENVVAMSAHDKADICRFLECNPVMIDAVKVSPAHRARYFWGNLPGMNRPLPTSLTDNVDLQDCLEVGRTAMFNKVRTITTKSNSIKQGKMGPLPVTMNGKEDYLWCTEMERIFGFPKHYTDVNNMGRGQRQKVLGRSWSVPVIRHLFAPLKDYFACE, translated from the exons ATGGCTACAAATGTTAGTCTGGACCCTAATAACCCTGATGACAAGTGCAGTCGCATTGAGGTTTTGGCCTGGATCAACGAAACCCTACACACTAACTTTACTCATGTGGAGCAATGTCGTTCAg gtGCGTGTTTTTGCCAGCTTATAGACTTGCTCTTCCCAGGGTCCATTGACATGACCAAAGTCAAGTTTGAGTCCCAGAAGAGGTCTGATTTCATGCAGAACTACAGTCTTCTCCAGACATCTTTCCGGAAATTAGGCATAACAGAG TCAATCCCTGTGAAGGAGCTTCTCACAGGAAAGTTTAGACCCAATTTCACCTTTGTGAAGTGGTTCAAGAAATTTTTCCATGCCAATGAGAAGCAAGGGAGGGAGTACAACCCAGTTGAAGCTCGTAATGGTCAGGATATTGTACAGGTAGATGACGCTGTTAAGTCTCCAAAATCCTGGAAAAGTCCATATGAATCTG GCAGAGTAAGAGATGAGTCTGATAAAGACATGGATTTTAATGGAAGGAGGCGATCTGTGACTTGTGATCCTAAATGGCAAAGAACCTTTAAATGGTTTAAACCTAGTCATCTGGGAGACAACTACGCTTACTGCACATTGTGTGACCATAATATCGTCCTACATGCAGGTTTTTATGATCTGAAGCGACACCAGCAGACTCAAAAGCATATGAAACATGAGCGGGGAGGATTAAATTCATCTAGGAAAGTGTCGATTGAGGACTCTATTTCCTGTAGTGATACTATGCTGCTTTTCATTCAAAACCATTGCCTCTCCAGTTTACCCTCAAGGATCACCAAGGTCTCCCAACGTACTGCAAAATACATCCTCGGACTAGAGTATCCAAAGGACATTGTTTCTGCTTGTAAGCTGAACCCGTTCTGTATCTACATATATGGGCAGGTACCACTTGAAGCAGAGAGCGACGAAAAGACCTCCTGCCATGTGGCGCTCGTGGGCTTTTTTGAGGAAAAACAAGCAAGGTACTGTATCCGTCTCCTTGATGTCTTTCAGGCTGAAGACTCCAGTTCTGGATGTTTACTCAATGTCCTCCAAAAGTTTGAGCTTCCTGCAAGCAACATGGTAGCTTTCTATGTTAATGATGAGGAACAGACCTCAGGAAGTGTTGTGTCTCAAATTCGGGAGCTTAACCCACAGGTGATTGATCTTGGTGGACTTTACAGCATACCTGACTCTGCCTGCAATGCTGGCCTAAAGGCTTACTCCAGTCAGGTTCATGAACTCATTGCCAACATCTACGAACACTTCTCCACGTGTTCCACCAGCAATGACAACCTCAAGGCGCTGTTTGCAGGCATTGATGGGCTAAAAGACACCAGCGCACCCCTTTCACACAGTTGTGAGGAGTTTTGTTTGCTTGTTCAAAGGATGCTTGGAATGTGGAGTGATTTGGTATCATACTTTACTTCCTGTgatgaaaataatgataaagCTAAGCATATTTGTTCACAGTTGGAGAACCCTAAAATTAGGGTTACCTTGATGTTTCTAGATCACGCTCTTGGACCACTCCGTGCCTTTGGGCAGCACCTGCAACAAAGCAAAGGCTCTGTTCGTGCTGATCTTGTCCAAATCCTTCGAGAAGCAAGTGGGCTCCTACGTTCGTATGCCTCCAGCTTTCTTCGCCCTCAAGCAGTCATACGCTACCTGAAAGAACGAGACTCAACCATCCTGGAAAACTCAACACTTTGCCTTCCTGCTTCTGAGCTCAGTCTGGGTGGGGTGGTAGAAGACTTCATCTCTGCCAGAGAAGAGGAATTGTCAGATTCCTTGAACGCATTTCATGATGAGTCTTTAAAGTTCTACCAAACTCTTACGACCTCCATCGCTGACAGTCTCCCTCTGAGTGATAGTGTCTTGAGGGGAATTTCACAGCTTCTCAGCCCAGCAGGAAGGCTAAAGGTCACAGGAAAGAATATAGTTGACCTTGCTTTACAATTTGGCATCTGCTCCAAACCGGAGGATTCTGCTAAGCTCACTGATGAGTTTTTGGAGTACCAGCTTGTTGAGGATGAAGATGACGCATCTTCTACCCTTTCTCTGGAGCGATACTGGTGTAGTGTGCTTAAGCCTTTTCCACCAGAATCCATTTTTAAGAGACTTGTCCTCTGTTTTTTGGTTTTGCCCTGTCCATCTCTTGAAGCAGAAAAGATCTTTGCTCAG GCTGTTGAAAATGGCGATGCTATTCATTTGGAGGATAGTTCAAGTGAAAGTGACAACGATATAGCAAAGGAGCTGGATTCCAATGATGACTCCTCCGTAGAGCAAACTGACGTCAAGATTTCACCCATCAGAAATGGGAGGAAGAAAAAGGTCAGAAGCAGCACATCAG AGACGGTTCAACACTCAAACGCAGTGAAGCCGTGTGTGGTGCGACTGGAGAAGATCACCAGTCAGAGAG AAATGGACTTAAAGAAAGATGGAGCCAGTGACGACGCTAACACATTACAGGAG GGCTCTGTTAGAGGAATATACGGTTGGGAGAGCAGCTTACGGCAGAAACCACAGGCACGTACAGTCTTTCAGGCCGGTGCAGGCACCTGGAGCAAACCAGTGAACCCAGACAAGGACAGCAAGCCAGAGGTG GTGAAGAACAGTGCTCGGTCTTCTGCATCAAATTCGACACCGAGCCCCAGATCTGGAAAAAGAGAACAAGCATACCAG GATGGGAAGGGTTATTCCATTGGAGAGCTGGTGTGGGGAAAAGTGAAGGGCTTCTCTTGGTGGCCTGGACTGGTGGTGGCGTGGAAGGGCAGGACGCTTCCTGTGTCTATGAGGCGCGTAGAGTGGTTTGGAGATGGCATGTTTTCAGAG ATTCATACAGAGGGACTGTTGCCCTTTTCTGCATTTGCAAAGTGCTTCTGTAGTAAATCGTATGAAGGTCTACCTACCTACAAGAATGCCATCTACCAAATCCTGGAG TTGGCAGGGGAGCGCTGTGGGAAAACTTTCCCCCCCACTGAGAAGAAAGGTGAAGAAGTGAAAGTCATGCTAGATTGGGCATTTGGAGGCTTCCAGCCCATGGGTCCTGATGGCTTTTTGCCTCCTGGAG ACAGCTCCACCAGTAATAAAACTGAATCGGATTCCTCTGTGTCTGATTATCAGCCTCCAGCCAAGAGGAAGTACATCAACAAGAGACAGTCAACTCAGGAGTACACCAGAG AACAAATGGTCCATGAGGTATCTGTTAAAGGCAGAAACATTGAAG ATTTCTGTCTGTCTTGTGGAACTGGTAATGTTGAAATTTTCCATCCTCTCTTCAAAGGAAGCCTTTGTTTTAAGTGCAAG GAAAACTTCACAGAGACACTGTACAGGTATGATGATGATGGCTATCAGTCATACTGCACTGTGTGCTGTGCTGGACAAGAGGTCATTCTCTGTGGAAACGCCAGCTGCTGCAG ATGTTTCTGTAAAGACTGTCTGAATGTGTTAGTGGGACCGGGGACATTCGATAAGCTAAAGGAGGTTGACCCATGGAGCTGTTACATTTGCCTGCCCTCAAAGTGTTACGGTGTGCTCAAGCTCAGGCCTGACTGGAGTGTTCGTGTCCAGGAGTATTTCGCCAATAACAGTGCCTTTGAATTT GAGCCACACCGAGTGTATCCTTCTATTCCAGCTCCTCAGCGTCGCCCAATCAGAGTCCTCTCCCTGTTTGATGGGATTGCAACAG gcTATTTGGTTTTAAAAGACCTGGGCTTTAAGGTGGAACGCTACATTGCATCTGAGATCTGTGAAGACTCTATTGCTGTCGGGATGATCAAACATGAGGGCAAGATTGAATATGTGAAGGATGTGCGCACCATCACAAGGAAACAT CTTGCCGAGTGGGGCCCATTTGACCTCCTGATAGGTGGAAGTCCGTGTAATGACCTGTCCATGGTGAACCCAGCAAGAAAAGGTCTTTTTG AAGGCACAGGTCGGCTGTTCTTTGAATATTACCGCATGTTAACCATGATGAGGCCAAGAGAAGATGACGATCGCCCATTTTTCTGGCTCTTTGAGAATGTAGTAGCGATGAGTGCCCACGACAAGGCTGATATCTGCCGTTTCCTGGag TGTAATCCCGTGATGATTGATGCTGTGAAAGTAAGCCCAGCCCACAGGGCCCGTTACTTCTGGGGAAATTTACCTGGAATGAACCG aCCACTTCCTACTTCACTCACTGACAATGTAGATCTGCAGGACTGCCTGGAGGTTGGACGAACTGCAATG TTCAACAAAGTTCGCACTATCACCACCAAGTCCAACTCCATCAAACAAGGGAAGATGGGACCTCTGCCGGTCACCATGAATGGAAAAGAGGACTATCTTTGGTGCACTGAAATGGAGAG AATATTTGGGTTCCCAAAGCATTACACAGATGTGAATAATATGGGGCGGGGACAGAGGCAGAAGGTCCTTGGGCGGTCCTGGAGTGTTCCCGTGATCAGACACCTCTTTGCCCCTCTGAAGGATTACTTTGCTTGCGAGTAA
- the dnmt3ba gene encoding DNA (cytosine-5-)-methyltransferase 3 beta, duplicate a isoform X3, translated as MATNVSLDPNNPDDKCSRIEVLAWINETLHTNFTHVEQCRSGACFCQLIDLLFPGSIDMTKVKFESQKRSDFMQNYSLLQTSFRKLGITESIPVKELLTGKFRPNFTFVKWFKKFFHANEKQGREYNPVEARNGQDIVQVDDAVKSPKSWKSPYESGRVRDESDKDMDFNGRRRSVTCDPKWQRTFKWFKPSHLGDNYAYCTLCDHNIVLHAGFYDLKRHQQTQKHMKHERGGLNSSRKVSIEDSISCSDTMLLFIQNHCLSSLPSRITKVSQRTAKYILGLEYPKDIVSACKLNPFCIYIYGQVPLEAESDEKTSCHVALVGFFEEKQARYCIRLLDVFQAEDSSSGCLLNVLQKFELPASNMVAFYVNDEEQTSGSVVSQIRELNPQVIDLGGLYSIPDSACNAGLKAYSSQVHELIANIYEHFSTCSTSNDNLKALFAGIDGLKDTSAPLSHSCEEFCLLVQRMLGMWSDLVSYFTSCDENNDKAKHICSQLENPKIRVTLMFLDHALGPLRAFGQHLQQSKGSVRADLVQILREASGLLRSYASSFLRPQAVIRYLKERDSTILENSTLCLPASELSLGGVVEDFISAREEELSDSLNAFHDESLKFYQTLTTSIADSLPLSDSVLRGISQLLSPAGRLKVTGKNIVDLALQFGICSKPEDSAKLTDEFLEYQLVEDEDDASSTLSLERYWCSVLKPFPPESIFKRLVLCFLVLPCPSLEAEKIFAQAVENGDAIHLEDSSSESDNDIAKELDSNDDSSVEQTDVKISPIRNGRKKKVRSSTSETVQHSNAVKPCVVRLEKITSQREMDLKKDGASDDANTLQEVKNSARSSASNSTPSPRSGKREQAYQDGKGYSIGELVWGKVKGFSWWPGLVVAWKGRTLPVSMRRVEWFGDGMFSEIHTEGLLPFSAFAKCFCSKSYEGLPTYKNAIYQILELAGERCGKTFPPTEKKGEEVKVMLDWAFGGFQPMGPDGFLPPGDSSTSNKTESDSSVSDYQPPAKRKYINKRQSTQEYTREQMVHEVSVKGRNIEDFCLSCGTGNVEIFHPLFKGSLCFKCKENFTETLYRYDDDGYQSYCTVCCAGQEVILCGNASCCRCFCKDCLNVLVGPGTFDKLKEVDPWSCYICLPSKCYGVLKLRPDWSVRVQEYFANNSAFEFEPHRVYPSIPAPQRRPIRVLSLFDGIATGYLVLKDLGFKVERYIASEICEDSIAVGMIKHEGKIEYVKDVRTITRKHLAEWGPFDLLIGGSPCNDLSMVNPARKGLFEGTGRLFFEYYRMLTMMRPREDDDRPFFWLFENVVAMSAHDKADICRFLECNPVMIDAVKVSPAHRARYFWGNLPGMNRPLPTSLTDNVDLQDCLEVGRTAMFNKVRTITTKSNSIKQGKMGPLPVTMNGKEDYLWCTEMERIFGFPKHYTDVNNMGRGQRQKVLGRSWSVPVIRHLFAPLKDYFACE; from the exons ATGGCTACAAATGTTAGTCTGGACCCTAATAACCCTGATGACAAGTGCAGTCGCATTGAGGTTTTGGCCTGGATCAACGAAACCCTACACACTAACTTTACTCATGTGGAGCAATGTCGTTCAg gtGCGTGTTTTTGCCAGCTTATAGACTTGCTCTTCCCAGGGTCCATTGACATGACCAAAGTCAAGTTTGAGTCCCAGAAGAGGTCTGATTTCATGCAGAACTACAGTCTTCTCCAGACATCTTTCCGGAAATTAGGCATAACAGAG TCAATCCCTGTGAAGGAGCTTCTCACAGGAAAGTTTAGACCCAATTTCACCTTTGTGAAGTGGTTCAAGAAATTTTTCCATGCCAATGAGAAGCAAGGGAGGGAGTACAACCCAGTTGAAGCTCGTAATGGTCAGGATATTGTACAGGTAGATGACGCTGTTAAGTCTCCAAAATCCTGGAAAAGTCCATATGAATCTG GCAGAGTAAGAGATGAGTCTGATAAAGACATGGATTTTAATGGAAGGAGGCGATCTGTGACTTGTGATCCTAAATGGCAAAGAACCTTTAAATGGTTTAAACCTAGTCATCTGGGAGACAACTACGCTTACTGCACATTGTGTGACCATAATATCGTCCTACATGCAGGTTTTTATGATCTGAAGCGACACCAGCAGACTCAAAAGCATATGAAACATGAGCGGGGAGGATTAAATTCATCTAGGAAAGTGTCGATTGAGGACTCTATTTCCTGTAGTGATACTATGCTGCTTTTCATTCAAAACCATTGCCTCTCCAGTTTACCCTCAAGGATCACCAAGGTCTCCCAACGTACTGCAAAATACATCCTCGGACTAGAGTATCCAAAGGACATTGTTTCTGCTTGTAAGCTGAACCCGTTCTGTATCTACATATATGGGCAGGTACCACTTGAAGCAGAGAGCGACGAAAAGACCTCCTGCCATGTGGCGCTCGTGGGCTTTTTTGAGGAAAAACAAGCAAGGTACTGTATCCGTCTCCTTGATGTCTTTCAGGCTGAAGACTCCAGTTCTGGATGTTTACTCAATGTCCTCCAAAAGTTTGAGCTTCCTGCAAGCAACATGGTAGCTTTCTATGTTAATGATGAGGAACAGACCTCAGGAAGTGTTGTGTCTCAAATTCGGGAGCTTAACCCACAGGTGATTGATCTTGGTGGACTTTACAGCATACCTGACTCTGCCTGCAATGCTGGCCTAAAGGCTTACTCCAGTCAGGTTCATGAACTCATTGCCAACATCTACGAACACTTCTCCACGTGTTCCACCAGCAATGACAACCTCAAGGCGCTGTTTGCAGGCATTGATGGGCTAAAAGACACCAGCGCACCCCTTTCACACAGTTGTGAGGAGTTTTGTTTGCTTGTTCAAAGGATGCTTGGAATGTGGAGTGATTTGGTATCATACTTTACTTCCTGTgatgaaaataatgataaagCTAAGCATATTTGTTCACAGTTGGAGAACCCTAAAATTAGGGTTACCTTGATGTTTCTAGATCACGCTCTTGGACCACTCCGTGCCTTTGGGCAGCACCTGCAACAAAGCAAAGGCTCTGTTCGTGCTGATCTTGTCCAAATCCTTCGAGAAGCAAGTGGGCTCCTACGTTCGTATGCCTCCAGCTTTCTTCGCCCTCAAGCAGTCATACGCTACCTGAAAGAACGAGACTCAACCATCCTGGAAAACTCAACACTTTGCCTTCCTGCTTCTGAGCTCAGTCTGGGTGGGGTGGTAGAAGACTTCATCTCTGCCAGAGAAGAGGAATTGTCAGATTCCTTGAACGCATTTCATGATGAGTCTTTAAAGTTCTACCAAACTCTTACGACCTCCATCGCTGACAGTCTCCCTCTGAGTGATAGTGTCTTGAGGGGAATTTCACAGCTTCTCAGCCCAGCAGGAAGGCTAAAGGTCACAGGAAAGAATATAGTTGACCTTGCTTTACAATTTGGCATCTGCTCCAAACCGGAGGATTCTGCTAAGCTCACTGATGAGTTTTTGGAGTACCAGCTTGTTGAGGATGAAGATGACGCATCTTCTACCCTTTCTCTGGAGCGATACTGGTGTAGTGTGCTTAAGCCTTTTCCACCAGAATCCATTTTTAAGAGACTTGTCCTCTGTTTTTTGGTTTTGCCCTGTCCATCTCTTGAAGCAGAAAAGATCTTTGCTCAG GCTGTTGAAAATGGCGATGCTATTCATTTGGAGGATAGTTCAAGTGAAAGTGACAACGATATAGCAAAGGAGCTGGATTCCAATGATGACTCCTCCGTAGAGCAAACTGACGTCAAGATTTCACCCATCAGAAATGGGAGGAAGAAAAAGGTCAGAAGCAGCACATCAG AGACGGTTCAACACTCAAACGCAGTGAAGCCGTGTGTGGTGCGACTGGAGAAGATCACCAGTCAGAGAG AAATGGACTTAAAGAAAGATGGAGCCAGTGACGACGCTAACACATTACAGGAG GTGAAGAACAGTGCTCGGTCTTCTGCATCAAATTCGACACCGAGCCCCAGATCTGGAAAAAGAGAACAAGCATACCAG GATGGGAAGGGTTATTCCATTGGAGAGCTGGTGTGGGGAAAAGTGAAGGGCTTCTCTTGGTGGCCTGGACTGGTGGTGGCGTGGAAGGGCAGGACGCTTCCTGTGTCTATGAGGCGCGTAGAGTGGTTTGGAGATGGCATGTTTTCAGAG ATTCATACAGAGGGACTGTTGCCCTTTTCTGCATTTGCAAAGTGCTTCTGTAGTAAATCGTATGAAGGTCTACCTACCTACAAGAATGCCATCTACCAAATCCTGGAG TTGGCAGGGGAGCGCTGTGGGAAAACTTTCCCCCCCACTGAGAAGAAAGGTGAAGAAGTGAAAGTCATGCTAGATTGGGCATTTGGAGGCTTCCAGCCCATGGGTCCTGATGGCTTTTTGCCTCCTGGAG ACAGCTCCACCAGTAATAAAACTGAATCGGATTCCTCTGTGTCTGATTATCAGCCTCCAGCCAAGAGGAAGTACATCAACAAGAGACAGTCAACTCAGGAGTACACCAGAG AACAAATGGTCCATGAGGTATCTGTTAAAGGCAGAAACATTGAAG ATTTCTGTCTGTCTTGTGGAACTGGTAATGTTGAAATTTTCCATCCTCTCTTCAAAGGAAGCCTTTGTTTTAAGTGCAAG GAAAACTTCACAGAGACACTGTACAGGTATGATGATGATGGCTATCAGTCATACTGCACTGTGTGCTGTGCTGGACAAGAGGTCATTCTCTGTGGAAACGCCAGCTGCTGCAG ATGTTTCTGTAAAGACTGTCTGAATGTGTTAGTGGGACCGGGGACATTCGATAAGCTAAAGGAGGTTGACCCATGGAGCTGTTACATTTGCCTGCCCTCAAAGTGTTACGGTGTGCTCAAGCTCAGGCCTGACTGGAGTGTTCGTGTCCAGGAGTATTTCGCCAATAACAGTGCCTTTGAATTT GAGCCACACCGAGTGTATCCTTCTATTCCAGCTCCTCAGCGTCGCCCAATCAGAGTCCTCTCCCTGTTTGATGGGATTGCAACAG gcTATTTGGTTTTAAAAGACCTGGGCTTTAAGGTGGAACGCTACATTGCATCTGAGATCTGTGAAGACTCTATTGCTGTCGGGATGATCAAACATGAGGGCAAGATTGAATATGTGAAGGATGTGCGCACCATCACAAGGAAACAT CTTGCCGAGTGGGGCCCATTTGACCTCCTGATAGGTGGAAGTCCGTGTAATGACCTGTCCATGGTGAACCCAGCAAGAAAAGGTCTTTTTG AAGGCACAGGTCGGCTGTTCTTTGAATATTACCGCATGTTAACCATGATGAGGCCAAGAGAAGATGACGATCGCCCATTTTTCTGGCTCTTTGAGAATGTAGTAGCGATGAGTGCCCACGACAAGGCTGATATCTGCCGTTTCCTGGag TGTAATCCCGTGATGATTGATGCTGTGAAAGTAAGCCCAGCCCACAGGGCCCGTTACTTCTGGGGAAATTTACCTGGAATGAACCG aCCACTTCCTACTTCACTCACTGACAATGTAGATCTGCAGGACTGCCTGGAGGTTGGACGAACTGCAATG TTCAACAAAGTTCGCACTATCACCACCAAGTCCAACTCCATCAAACAAGGGAAGATGGGACCTCTGCCGGTCACCATGAATGGAAAAGAGGACTATCTTTGGTGCACTGAAATGGAGAG AATATTTGGGTTCCCAAAGCATTACACAGATGTGAATAATATGGGGCGGGGACAGAGGCAGAAGGTCCTTGGGCGGTCCTGGAGTGTTCCCGTGATCAGACACCTCTTTGCCCCTCTGAAGGATTACTTTGCTTGCGAGTAA